One Triticum dicoccoides isolate Atlit2015 ecotype Zavitan chromosome 3B, WEW_v2.0, whole genome shotgun sequence genomic window, TGGCATAACCTTTTATCTGGGCTGGAATCGATTAACCCGACACAAGGCCGTGATGTGTTTCACTAGAACCTTATCAATGAtcttttttactcatgatgagacaaCCAAACACACCTTTTTTCAATGCAAGTTTTCACCCGACACAAGTTTTCACAAGTGTTATAAGGTTCTAGTAACACTTGTGAACCTTATCCGTCCACAAGTGTTACccatatttttggtcattggttggacggtaTTATAAATAGGTTTAAAACCCTAATAAGAGTGTGAGCGTATGCCTTAATTTGGTTGTTTTGGCTATGTAGTAATAATTTGGTTTTTTTAGTGAAAAAAAATGCTTCTCCTCTGCAGATTATTTTTCGATGTATGCACTCTGCTACGTATGTGGTCTATACTATAACGGGCGGAGTACCAAACCACGGTTGATGGCGGTGTGTACACGATTGGACATCAATCGTCGTAGCTAGGCTGCGCACCTGAAAAGGCTACGCAGCTCGTCGTCCAGTTCCATTGACCGCTGCAACAGAGGCAGAGCGTGCCGCCCatcctttcctccacctcctcctttacTGCGCTGCGCACGACAGACGAGACACCAGCATTGCCAAGGCTCCTTCTTCCCCAGCTTCGCCAACAGCGCCTTCTTCCCCGCTTTCAGATCGCCGCCGACGATCGTCCGGCCGGCCGTCCTCCGGAGTCTGCCCCAAGGTAAATCCTCTTGGTTCTTCCCCGCTTTCGAATCCATTCCTTTCTCTCCTCGTAATCCTATTTGTACTAGATCATCGCTGAGGCACTTCTTTCTTGCGCCCAATCCCTCGCTGCTCGCCCGACCTGCTGCTGTTGTATTTTCTTTTATCATCAATCATCATGCGGTTGTGCTAGTAGTAATGTCTGCTTCTCCGTATCTTTTCCGCCAGAGGAGCAGCCAGCATGCCGGACACCATGCCGGAGGACCTGCCGGAGTGGCTCGTCGTCGACGAGATCCTGGTCCGGCTGCCGCCCAAGGACGTGCTCCGCTGCCGCGCCGTCCGCAAGCCGTGGCGCGCCGCCACTTCCACCGACAGCTTCATCCTCGACAACCACCGCCGCCAGCCGTCGCTCCCCATCATCGAACAACACGGCGAGGGCATCTcctgcctcgccgccgccggagatcACAAGATACGGCCCGTCCTCCGGTACAGTCCCGATCCAGTTTCCAGCATCGCCGCCTGCGATGGCCTCCTCATCCTGTCGCATCAGTCCGGCTTCTACATCTGCAACCCGGCCACCCGCAAGTGCGCTCCCCTGCCGCCTCCTCCGTCGCGCGCAGGATGCTGGCCCCCCAACGTCGTCGCCTTCTACCGACACGACGCATCCCCCCGAGAGTACCGGGTGCTTTGGGTTTTCGCGGCACAGATGGCGGGGCGCACCACGTACGAGCCGCCTCGTTACTTCGTCCTCCCGGTGGGATCGGACCAGCCAAGATGCATCCAATGGCCGACAGTTTTACAGAGTTATCCCGCTTCCTCCGACTTCCCACCAGTCCACCATCGTGCTGCCCTCCACTGGGCACTGAGCCTCGGCATAACCGTGTTGGACACCGTAACCGAGACATTCCGGCATATGAGCTACCCAGCAGAGCTGCAGGGCGGCGTTTTTTCACTCTTCGATCTTGGTGGCGACCTTGCTCTGCGCCACACGTCCGGTGACTGCCTCACTCAGGACATTTGGGTGCTGCAGGACTATGACGCCGAGACGTGGGCATTTCGATACCGGATTGACCTGCGGGCGATGGAGGCGTCGCCGCCGCTTGATTTGACGGTCATTTATTTCGCCCCTATGATGGTTGCGATCAACGAGCGTGAGCTGTTGATCCAGCATGGTGGTGACTGCCTGTTGCATTGTGACATCGAGGGTGTGTTCTTAGGATATGTGGAAAGCCAAGACCATGAAAGCAGTTTGAATCGGTTTGCAAAACGTTTGACACTTACTCGGCATCGCctccaggagagcatgatttcgcttccgTTGTTTGAGACGCGACAAGAAGATGCCGTGCACGAGAAGAAGCCTCCGTTCACCATAGTTCTGTAAGATGCGGTGCTCCATCTTACTGCTTTGGACTCCTGGTTTGATTGATGTTGTGCCCCTGGACTATCCTATCCCATATGAGACGTGTCTTTTGTTCTTTGTTGTTACTATTTCGCACTACTACTAGTAGAACTTAACAATTTGGACGGAGGAAGTAGCGCTTGTGCTATCAATATTTGGTACTTGTTATTATTCTTTCTCCAACATCATGTTTATGTTATGAACAATTGAGCTTCTATGCTTTATAACTGTTCTACTGTTCTTCCCTGTTTATGTTAACTGTGATTTGGTGCTCAGCGTAGTTTTGTGTTTGATTGTTCACTACAACGACAAGTAATCAGGTCACTACCACTGGCTTGTGGCTGATTGCTACTTCAATACAGCTATTGTTGAAAAGGTTAGCCAGAACTTTGTTGCACTGGCTTTCACCATTTCGGATAAAAGAGCTTGGCTGCTACTTTTTTGTCCAAGATTTGAATTTTTTTGTAGGAATAGGTTGCAAGATGTGCTATCTTAACCGTCATGCTGTAGTCTGTTGGAAGGCGGGTGATTTTCTATTTATGCTGCCATTGGCTAGTGTTATTTTACTGTCATATGGCTGTCTCTTTTGCCTTTGTTGTCTGTGGGTTTACCGATTTACTGCTGGCGCTTGGCTCTGCTGTTAAGCTGTTCTTTGTCTGTTCTACTCAAAATGAGGAGCTGGACATGTTCTATGGTTGCAGCATCTAACCCAAATGAGGAGCTGGACATGTTCATtcttcttcctattttgtagtagaaCTGAACAATTTCGATGGCGGAAGTAGCCCTTATATATGCTTCTTGTTATGCTATATTGAACACCATGTTAATGTTATGAAGAATCAATGGAGCATATATGCTTCAGAACTGTTCTACTGTTTCCCCCTGCATGCTTTCAGTTTTGCATTGCTGAAAAAGCACGAAAGACATTGTTTCAGTTTGAAATGCTAATTCTGCATCATTTGGGAAGCTAGCTGTGATTCGGCGCTTAACATAGTTTTGTGTCTGATTGGTTCTACAGTGACAAGTAATTCGATCACTACCAATGTCTTGGTGTCTGTATTGTTGAAAAAGTTGTCAAGTAAGTACTTTGTTTCATACTTCCATTGGCTCTCGCCATTTGGGAGAAAAGAGCTTGGCTGTGGCTTTTGTGTCCAGGATTTCTTCTTCCTTTTTGGTAGGAATAGGTTTCAAGGTGTGCTATCTTTAATCATCATTTTGTGGTGATAGTGTCTTTACGCTGCTGTTAGCTAGTGCCACTATACTGTATGGCTGTAGGGCTGGTGCTTCATGTCTCTTTTTCTTCTATGGTACGTATTATTGTTGGATTTACCGATTTATTCACTTCTGTTCTACTAGTGCATTTTCGCTTTTTGAGATATGCTGCCTGAGTATTTGGGTTACAGCCAAAATATATGATAACCATTTGTTGGCCATGACCAAAAATTGGGTCACTATTATGGATGCATGGCAATATTCTTGTATGTCAAATTTGGGCTCAAACCAAACCTGCCAGGGGCAACTCTCTTGGGCCACTGTGACTGGAATGCGCTTATAGCGGTTGGCTAGTTGCCTTCCGCTACAACTAAACAAAAAAAAAAAAGTTGCATTCCGCTACGCGTGGGATGAAAATGATTTATCTCCCACAATGATACTGTCTCGGCGGCTATTGCTGTGTATTCTGATACTTGATGAATAAATATGAACTATGTTTCTAACCCTAAATGCAGGGGCGAAGCCAGGATAAAAGGTCGCCGGGGTCAACACAAACAAGTAACACTAATGTGTCCCATTAAAAACAAGGTAGAAAATTTATATCCAAAAATGTGTAGCTCGTATAACATGTCTATAATGTTTTTTTAGTAACCTGacataaataaaaataataatagttgCGAATGTATCCTAAAACTGATTACAAAAGTAGTTACCTCTCTATTTTTCTTGACCTCTACGTTCTTTGATCTTCAAAAAGTAATCTATTACATCCTTACGTGAAGTTGAATATAGAAGTCTTTGCTCCAAGAAACAAATGATGCAGTAGTtcatgaaatcatcaccaatgtgatTACGTAGCACAGTCTTCACTATTTTCATTCCAGAGAAACATCTCTCCACTGATGCAGTTGCGACAGGCAGCACTAATACTAGCTTCAGGAGCTGATAGACCAAAGGAAAAGCAAGATGCTTATTTGTACTAACCATCAGCTTACCAAGTTCATAAATAGTTTTCAGGCCTGTAAATCTTTCGTCTGCTCGCACATTATCAATGTAGAAAGGAAGCTCATGAGCAAGTTCCTTCAACTGGATAGAATCAAAATCATCTGGATAGGACTTAGCCAAATCAACTAAGCTCTCAACATCGAAAGCTTCAAAGGAATCTTTTGGACAGAATGCAGCCATTCGGGTAAGAAGGCTCGAATTTACTTCATTAAAACGATCATTGAACTCTGCAAGCTGCAAGTCAATAACAGGGTTGAGGCAATCATATCTGTAGTGCTGATAGTTAGTGCGGTTGGTTTTTTTCCTTGGTTTATGCCGGTCTATATACTCTTCTTCCATATCCAACTTAGGAATATCATACAGCTCACAAAATGAGTGAGTTCTCTCCAATAGAGACTCCCAACCGTCATCTCTGATTTTCTGAAATTTTTGCTTGGTTAACTTCACCTCTACCATAGCCTCCAAGATGTCCTTATCTTTCCTCTGTAAAGATAGAGATAAAGCATTTGCATGTCCCAAGATAAGAAACATCAAGTGTAGATGAAACACGAAGTCAAAATCAGTAACATAATCTAAAAGACCACGAGCTTGACGCTTCTTTGCATCACTTGGCCCATCTTTTTCAACATACTTGAGTACTTCAATAACATCTGGGAACAAGTTAAGTATGCTCCGAAGAGTTTTATAGTGAGAACCCCAACGAGTGTCTCCAGCTCTTTGAAGTGATAGCTCTTGATTTAATCCCGTTCCAGTACTAAGTTGTCCACAACCAATACCTTTCTTCACTCTTTCTTGCTGACTCTCCCTAATCAAGTCTTTTCGTTTACAAGAAGCTCCGGCCACATTAAGCAGAAGGGCTATCATGCCAAAGAAGTCACtaacatcatcattctttttagctaCTGCCACAATGACTAACTGGAGTTGGTGAGCGAAGCAGTGAACATAATATGTTGAGCTATTCTCCCTCATGATCAAAGCTCTCAAGCCATTGAACTCACCTCTCATGTTGCTAGCCCCATCGTACCCTTGGCCTCGAACTTGTTTTACGTTCAATCCATACTTCTTGAACAACTGATCAATGCCGGATTTGAGACATGAAGCAGATGTCTCATTCACATGAACAACACCAATAAGTCTTTCTTGGACTGCTCCGAACTCGTCGACATACCGCAAAACTACAGCCATTTGTTCCTTGCCTGAAACATCAGCGGACTCATCAACCAATAAACAGAAaactccaccaccaatttcatcaACAATAGATTTGACTATGATCTGCACAAATAAAAAAATTAGTTTGAACAGTACTATAGGTAATGTCATCATTTGTAAGATATAATAATAATACTAATCAATCATTACCTCTGCATAGCATTCAGCAATGTCCTTCTGAATTTCTGGAGCTATCAGTTTATTATTTCCAGGCGCATCTCTTAACACAACTCTCTTTGTGTTCTCATTTTGCTCTGCCAAAAGAATTGATAACTCTCGAAAATTTCCTTTGTTCTTAGACTCTTCTGATTCATCATGACCACGGAATGCTAGACCTTGATGCAGCAAGTATCGAGCAGCACTTATGGAATTGTTCAATCGAATCATATACTCCTTTTCAGTGACTTTGCTTTGCTTGTCGAGAGCAATAACAACTGATTGGTTATGTTTCAGCAAATTATCATATCTTTTGACTGCCGTATTATGAAAACTATTAGGAGATTTGCCCACATGGTCACGAAGTCTTTCCGGCTTGTTCCAACAATCAAAACCGTCAACTACAAATGCGTCATTCCCTCCTTGTCCTTCAATGGAATCTCTGAACAAGTAGCAATGTAAGCAAAAGGCAGCATGCTTCTCCTCACTGTACTCTAGCCAGTGATAGTCTCCAAACCATTTATGATTAAACCGGCGTAAAATATTGCCTATCCTCTTCTGTGGATACTTGAAGCCAGGTTGTGGCCTATGCGGACCTCTAATCAAATATCTCCGCCTTACTTCATCTTGTAGCTTTGGTCCTATATATTCTGATATTCTCCTCCTATCGGCTGGATCGTGGGGTAGCTTATCCAAATCTACCTGGTCTGCTCTAACTTTACCTCCTATCCTGCTTGGAGTTGAAGTGGCCGGCAAAGGACATGGGCGTATAGTACGTCTAACGTTTGATGGACTTTCATCATGACTAGGATCATTGCTTGTGGGTGGTGGTGATTTTCTTTTCAAATTCAGAAAACGCTCCATTATACTCTTACTACCTGCAATTTAAAACACACAAATAACAAAACAGAGTTAGTACTAACATAAAAAATTTACAGTACAAAGAGATTGTAATCTTTCTTGTTAGCTTACCTGACATTATGATGGGATGTGACTTGAGGCCTAATCTAAATTGTAATCCAGGTGATTAGATTACCCACACAACCTTCAAGCAGTTATTAAAAAAATCAATACGTCAAACAAACCCTAGTACAATAGGAATTAGATGAAGAAATTGGCTTTAGTACTACTTACAGATCAATTCTGTGAAACGAATCTTAAATTTTGATGGAGTAGAGCTGTAGAGGACAGAGGAGTGGAGATTGGGAgcagcggccggcggcggcgggcggcggcgcttcAGGCGAACACAGGGACCGTCGGGCGAGACGTGAAGAAAGAAAGAAGGGCAACACGGGCCTGATCGACGGCACGCGTGACATGAGAACGAGCGAAAGCGATCTGATCGATAGGAAGTTTTTTCAGGGGCGGATCGATCAGGTAGTGGAGATCGATGCGAACTCTGAAGTGGCAATGGGCCTGCGTGCAGCAGTTTTGGGCTGCTACGAGAGGGGTCCTTTCTGGACCGGGGTCAAAAAAGATTCACTGCACCATTATTCTGTGTGGgctgtatatatatataactgGGTTTGGGCCAGGGTCATCGGGGTCAATTGACCCCGACCCAACACTGTAGCTCCGCCCCTGCCTAAATGTAAAAAAACAAATAGATAAAACAACAAAGCAATTGCCAGCCCATGATGGGATGCTGTAGGCCACAAACACAACAGCCCCCACCACTGAACGATGTATCCGCTCCGGACCGCCTATTTGAAGCTTATTGCATCAAATTGGAGGGGAAAACCATTTGGAATGAAAGAAATGCACGAGTGTTCCGCCACAAAAGTGCACCACCGACCGTCCTACTCACCGCCATCGTCGACGAGGCCAAGCTTTGGATGGCCGCGGGCGCAAAGAAATTAGGGATTTTTTTTCTGAGCGAGTAATTGTCATGCcgaaagtgtgggtgtgttgtatttctctaaactctattctctctttatttaatagatgaggcaaatcttatgcctccgtttcgaaaaaaaaaatttggaggGGAAACACAGATGATGCGTGCAAGTGCACCGGCCGAGTTGATGTGTCAGGGTGCTTACACTActgtttttcttttcttctattggTTTTACGACTACAACATAATTTAAAAATATTTTCCAGAGTTTTTTTAAGGTTACCAAAAATTAAAGATTAATTCATTTTAaaattattttttctaaaaatataATTTGGAAAAATATAATTACGATTTTTTGTAAAACTATCCAGGAATTTGAAAAATATCCAtgaattaaaaaatgtttgtgCATTTTTTAAAATCCTGAATGTAAACAATGTGCATGAATTTAAAAATGTTGACAAAAATTTAAAAACATTCTCAGATTTCGAAGAACAgagaaagaaaataagaaaaactaAAAGATACGGAAAAATAAACCGAGAAATCTAAAAAATATCAAAAGAACCAACTTACCCCATAAAGCATGATAAAGCCCTACCAAATTTGTGCTTGAAACCAGTAAATGGGACTGGCCCATGCCTCGACATCGGTGCATCATCCTGCCATCTTATAATCATGTGCTAGTAAAATACATACCATTTCCCCTAGAAAAGAACATAGATACCATTTCTCTCGCACATGTGTTTTCTACTCAGGCCAGCCCCGTAAATGATTTTTTATGCCATCCCACCATTGGTTCTTTCGTGATTCATGTATATTGAAAATATCTTTCTTTAGGAAATAGGATGGCATTCAATTCTAACGTAGGGATTCTCGGCATTTCATATTTGgtgctgcaggcgccggttatagCTGTTTCcacaaaccggcgcctgcagcggcgCTAGCTGGGCTCGGCCCAACTCCCATTTCGCCCACTGTTTTCGAACTCAAAAAAGGAGAGATAGGAAAAGCGTGTGCAGCTAGGAACCGAACCACGATCTTTCAGTTGATACAACACTCCACAGACGACTACGCCACCGCCCTGACTTGTGAATATGAGCCTCCTTTCCATATTTTTATACCTTTTTGTTTTTGTGTTTGTCccctttctttttttgtttcctgttttcttttttttaaatgcGTGAAATGTCTACAAATAGACGATATTTGTTTTCTAATTTATGAACTTTTTctttaaattgatgaacttttttcaattcaaTGAACTATTGAAGttcaatgattttttttcaaactgaTTAACTTTTTTCTGAAAGTGAATGAACTTCTTAACATTTTTCTGAACTTATTCtaaaaatctatgaactttttctaaaatcagatgaacttttttcgattcgatgaacttttttttcaaatccaatgaacttttttcgattcgatgaacttttttttcaaatccaatgaactattttcttttgatgaacttttttcaaatccgatgaactttttaaaaattgatgaacttttttcagatttgtgaagTGTTTTGTTCAAAATCGATGACCTTTTTTTCACAAACATATTCAAACTTGTAAAAAACCCGGAGGCCGGTCTTTTTCCTGAACCAGCAGCGCATCACAACCCATAAAAAGCCAGTGATGCGAGTCTTTTTTCTTCAGTGAGTGAGTGAGCGAACGGAAGGGAGCGAGCAAGCGAGCGATCTTTTAATGGGCCGCGACACATGGCTGGTCGCTGTAGGCGCCCAATAGGAGCTCTCGGGATTTTCTTCTTCAACATTCATCAAAAGAAGGACTCTGGCTTTAAGGCTAAAGTTTATTACTGGGCCGAGCGAGAGATGTTGGACTCTAAATATGCAAGTGAGATACCCGTGTTGGGTCATATATGGGTTGAAGGAATCTATGTTCTTGAAAGCAAAGAAAGAACTATGGTATTCCGTGAAAATTGCTTGGCGTGGACGAGCTCGCGCGCTCTCGGTATCGTGACGCGTTCGTTCTCCTAGAGATGCGGTATGTCCGTGGTATTGCAGGTGGCGGACAAGGGGATTTTTAATGCTTGTACGTGATGGCAAGAGATGCCGTGGGAGACGATGTTGTGGACCGACATCAAAGGGGGGTTGATGGTTTCTTGTGACGGCTCGTTTGTTCATTGTTTTGTATGTATAAGTACTCGAGTACGGGAACGACACGTAACAGGGGGTGTGCTTCACCATTATGATGGGCGGCCCACTAGATGTATTTAACCTACCTCACTGTCTCCGTGTTGGTTCGGTCCCCGTACGATCCCCAAATCAAGAgaagaaaccctagccgccgcacaGTTCCCTTTGGTCTACCCGAAATCGAAGGAGAACCCTAGCTTTCAATGATGGCATATCTAGTTGCTCTGCCAATTGTGCCTTGTCCAGATTGCGACAGGAACGTAGTAACCTACATAACGCGTCATGGGCAGAATGCCAGCCATTGTTTCTATAAGTGCCGCAATCACAATGTAAGTACATATTCTTGGATCGGCTTTGATGTTTTTCTGATGTTTATTTGTTTAGTTTCTCACGAGGTATCGTTTCTTGTCAATTAATGGCAGCCATCAGGGGGTGGATGCGAATTCTATAGGTGGGAGCAAGCTTACACGGAGCATCTTGCGACCCTTGGAGAAGCAGCACCTCCAATGGCGCAAAGCGGGCCAGGTCAGTTGCACGGCGGGCAGGCGGTTGGAGGTCAAGTTGTGCAGGCACCTCATGTTCACCCGGGGTAGCAAAACGGGGCGTGGGAGGCATCGCAGGCTGCATCCTTTGCTGGCACAGTCGCAGGATACATGCTTGTGGCGGCTCCAGTTGCGGGTCGTCAAGGTGCCATCGCCGTCGATGCTGCGCCCATAATTCTTGTGGTCTCGGTAGCAAATTTAGTGATTGGCGTGGCcattcttgtgttggtggttctcaTTTGCTTCTCTATAAAAAATAAGCCGCATGTACTGGCGAACAAAAAGATGCATGGGGCAACTAGCTGGAACAGAAGTCTTCAACATATGGTTGGCACTCTCACTGTGTTGCGTGCTTGTCATCATTGCACAAAACTTGCAACGGAAATATGGTTTTGCCCATTTTCCCCTTGTTTCATATATTTGGGTGAGATaacggtgcttttgcaaactatatGTTTCAGTCAGTTGCTTCCATGCAGTCTCGAATTCGTATGTTTCAGTCAATTGCTTCCATGCAGTTTCAAATTCATCAATTGTGAGCATGTGATGTATTATCTTATGGAAATCTGACTTGAATTTGTTGTGCTTTGTATAATGTGACCCAAGATACTCTTTTGCTCTCTTGAGCACATGCCATTTGCACCATCGGTGAATAGTGGCTGGCATCACTTTTCCTATAGATAATTCCATCACTTTGCATtggtctacacaaaaataacaagtCATAATTTATGTTAGTACAATCAAACTTAGTTGTCGTATGATGCCTGAAACTGAACAACTCTCTAGCAACAATGCATCAATAGTTTTTTTTCTTACCAGTGAGTATTGTTTGTGGATGCTTTCCACCCATCATGCGGATGAATTCAGTGAATACCCACTCAAAACTTTCCTCTGTCTCATCCCTGACTGGCACAATCAAATATCACGCTTTGAAAGTGATTGTTGATTCCGACAAACAATCCAAATGGCATATCGTACATGTTTGTATGGTATGTATGTATGGTATGTTGTATCAAATGTAATTGCATCTCTAAAAAAGTGGTATTGTGCTCTGCTAGCTCCTATTGACCATAACATATTTTGTATGCAGCACTCTTCATCAGGTTGCACTCTGAGTACAACCCAGAATCTTTTGCTCCCAACTCAGCAAAAAACATCCATCGTCTTCTTCACATCATTATCTGCTTGGTCTCGGCTGATCTTGCCACACAACCCTCGCAATGCTCTTTTGCTGAACGGTACATTAGTCATTGAACCAAAGAAGTTGCCAATAATATTATAGACTTTGCCAATGCTAATATTATTTTCACGAATTTGTTTAATAACATCCCGCGTGTATATATCAATATGCCTGTGTGAAGGCCAGTACACTTTCACACCATATTTTTCAGTTAGGGCATGGTTGTTATCTGGTCTGTACTCGTTTGTGTACAAGCCATTCTCATTTGATCGAAGCAACCTTATCATAGCGGGCATCTGCATCGGCATGTCCGTATGTTACTCTTCATTGGGATTCCCTGCAACCGCCACAACAAGTACTAGTGTGTTATGTTTGGGCATGACACTCACTTCGTCAGAATTGTTCAAAAAGATATCCATCACATCTGTTTCTGGGGAAAGAACTAGAGGAATAACTACTGGCTCAACTTGGTGCCTGGTTTCTTCCTTGGAAAGAGGGGATGGTGGTATCTGTTGTAGTGGGACACTTGAGTCAACAGGAGCATCAGTTGTTATAGATTGGATACGACGATCCTTGACAGCCTTCCACTTGCTGGCTCTTGCATGTGCTCTCTGACGcttctcctctctttctcttcgtcGAGCAAGATCTGCTTGACGTTTGATCTCGTCATTTTTTTGATCACAATACTGAGAAAAATCCATCTTCATCTTGGAGTGCCACTCAATCTTGTTGTTTCTCATAACAGTGAGAGCTTTGGTAATCTCAAGAATCCCCTTATTTATGTCTTTTCTTTCAGACCCAGTTTTGGCATCCTTCCTCATTTGCTCAAGGAGTTTCTTGTCTTCGACAACTTGGTTTAGTTCTTTGGTGATTTCTTTCAGCTCAGCAAAGTGCTTTGCTACCATCTTGGTAACATCTTCATGCAGACCCAAGCTGCTCAAATCAGTTGGTTTTGTGTCATAGGAAGCACCATCAATGATATAaaaaataatatcaaagtcatactTCAGTTCCTCTGTGAAAGCAGGAACATTtgtcttggccttcttggcagcaacAACTACTTTTTCATTAGGCAACAACTTTCTCTTCGCCGCAGGGGCAGCAGAAGCCGAAGGTTTATCTGATGCCGCAGTAGCCAGCCTTGGTGACGATCTCAAAGGAGGCGAAACTTTTGTTGGAGAGGGTGTTTGATAGGGCTTGTCAAGCAAATCTCGTTGATCATACATGGGAATTTCATTAGCAACATCTTCATCGGAGGAATTAGATGAGGCAGATGCTACCTTACTTGACTTTTTGGCAACAGATTTCTTCTTCGAAGCTCGAGGGGAATcagacttcctcttcttattttcctttcggGCAGAAGCCCGTTCCTTCTTCTCTTGCACATCTTGTTGAGTTAACTCAACATTTCTTTGTTCCACCTGATTTTTCTTCAATTCCTTGGCTTCACGCTTGGCCTTGGCCTTTGCTCTCTTTTCCACTTTCTCAGGAAAATTAGCAGTTGTCTTTAATGAATCAGCATGAGCATTAGCGGGAGGTGCTGGCCTAACTTTTTCATCATTTGGACCTAGGCAGCCCTCTGCGATGCAGTCATTCCAGGGTGGAGTGAA contains:
- the LOC119280522 gene encoding F-box/LRR-repeat/kelch-repeat protein At2g27520-like, which produces MPDTMPEDLPEWLVVDEILVRLPPKDVLRCRAVRKPWRAATSTDSFILDNHRRQPSLPIIEQHGEGISCLAAAGDHKIRPVLRYSPDPVSSIAACDGLLILSHQSGFYICNPATRKCAPLPPPPSRAGCWPPNVVAFYRHDASPREYRVLWVFAAQMAGRTTYEPPRYFVLPVGSDQPRCIQWPTVLQSYPASSDFPPVHHRAALHWALSLGITVLDTVTETFRHMSYPAELQGGVFSLFDLGGDLALRHTSGDCLTQDIWVLQDYDAETWAFRYRIDLRAMEASPPLDLTVIYFAPMMVAINERELLIQHGGDCLLHCDIEGVFLGYVESQDHESSLNRFAKRLTLTRHRLQESMISLPLFETRQEDAVHEKKPPFTIVL